The following proteins are co-located in the Pedobacter sp. FW305-3-2-15-E-R2A2 genome:
- a CDS encoding LacI family DNA-binding transcriptional regulator has product MESVNIKQLAKALNLSTSTVSRAFRDNSDISKETKEKILSKAKELNYQPNHYASNLREQKSKTIAVIVPELANNFFSQAIRGIERIARDKGYHILIYATEDDYEKEVSFIRHLHNGRADGIIMSVSGEANDHTYLNELSQNRLPLVFFDRVYEDIVTPRVITNDYDSSFAATQHLIKQGCKEIAYLVINKNLSIGKFRMQGYLDALEKHRIPFDDRLVVDCTNSYAKNDAILKRLLLEIKPDGVFTSVERLAFATYYACYDLNISIPDDLKVIGFSSLEIAPLLNPSLTTITQPATKIGIAAADLLFKMLETPGAVNPSEKIILNSKLIKRRSTDRA; this is encoded by the coding sequence ATGGAGAGCGTAAATATCAAGCAATTAGCTAAAGCACTGAATTTATCCACTTCAACGGTGTCCAGGGCTTTCAGAGATAACAGTGACATCAGTAAGGAAACGAAGGAGAAGATACTTTCCAAAGCAAAGGAATTAAATTATCAGCCCAATCATTACGCCAGTAATCTGAGAGAGCAAAAAAGTAAAACCATTGCGGTAATTGTTCCTGAGCTGGCCAATAATTTTTTCTCGCAAGCCATTCGCGGGATCGAACGCATTGCCAGAGATAAAGGTTACCATATTCTGATTTATGCAACAGAGGATGATTATGAGAAAGAAGTATCCTTTATCAGACACCTTCATAACGGACGGGCCGATGGCATCATTATGTCCGTATCAGGAGAAGCCAATGACCATACTTATCTGAATGAACTGAGTCAAAACCGCCTTCCCCTGGTTTTCTTTGATCGTGTTTACGAAGACATCGTTACCCCAAGGGTGATTACCAATGATTACGACAGCAGTTTTGCTGCTACACAGCACCTGATCAAGCAAGGGTGTAAGGAAATTGCTTACCTCGTGATCAACAAAAATCTATCTATCGGAAAGTTTAGGATGCAGGGCTATCTTGACGCCCTGGAAAAACACCGCATTCCTTTTGACGACCGTCTGGTTGTGGATTGTACAAATAGTTATGCCAAGAACGATGCGATCTTAAAACGCTTACTTCTGGAGATTAAGCCTGATGGGGTCTTTACTTCCGTGGAAAGACTGGCATTTGCGACTTATTATGCCTGTTATGATCTTAACATCTCTATTCCTGATGACTTGAAGGTCATCGGCTTCTCGAGTCTGGAGATCGCCCCTTTATTAAATCCATCTTTAACGACGATTACACAGCCGGCAACCAAAATTGGAATCGCAGCTGCCGATCTTTTATTTAAGATGTTGGAAACACCGGGAGCAGTCAATCCCAGCGAAAAAATTATACTGAATTCTAAACTGATTAAAAGAAGGTCTACCGATCGGGCTTAA
- a CDS encoding RagB/SusD family nutrient uptake outer membrane protein: MKTLNRYIFTFLTATAVLGFQGCEKALELDPLGGIEKEEVFSSEANIKSLLNSIYTVIGSDKWSNGRVQQFNDLLGDEFFGAQLGSTKGEIYNRNTSVFNDDIKGLHKEPYYAIQRSNQVLDNIGIVSAGFKDNAEGQAKFARALGHFDLVKLFAQPYNTNTDNAHPGIILQLTVSVESAVARATVKQVYDQIILDLKDAEAKLPSQNGIYPTKWAAKALLARVYFQMNKFTEAYTYANDVLANGLSVRGQSYAQIGYTDLAYADRFSVAGSKESIFEVVNEAGLSGRSNSYRDLYKSEGGNPDMKVMNSFYTANTGDANDKRGAAWYVAGTSSDWKMLKKFDVQNFTTTLIHFTEMKLIRAESAAETGLNLPVGIADLNDIKSRAYGTAAALLPGNASASLLKDQVRTQREKEMIGEGDRAQQIKRIGAKGEISFSRGVVWNCNGMILQFPGTEFNLNPLFVKNPEGGCN; this comes from the coding sequence ATGAAAACATTAAACAGATATATATTCACCTTTCTGACCGCTACAGCAGTGCTGGGTTTCCAGGGATGTGAAAAAGCACTGGAATTAGATCCATTAGGAGGAATTGAGAAAGAAGAAGTCTTCAGTTCTGAAGCGAACATCAAATCTTTACTGAACTCCATCTATACGGTTATTGGCTCAGACAAATGGTCAAATGGACGGGTTCAACAATTTAACGATTTGTTGGGTGATGAGTTTTTTGGCGCACAGCTGGGCTCTACTAAAGGAGAAATTTATAACCGCAATACCAGCGTTTTTAACGATGATATTAAGGGGCTTCACAAAGAACCTTATTATGCCATTCAGCGTTCCAATCAGGTATTGGATAACATCGGTATCGTTTCTGCCGGATTTAAAGACAATGCCGAAGGTCAGGCTAAATTTGCCAGAGCATTGGGACATTTTGACCTGGTGAAATTATTTGCACAGCCTTATAATACCAACACTGACAATGCGCATCCGGGAATTATCTTACAGTTGACGGTCAGCGTAGAAAGTGCAGTTGCCAGGGCTACAGTAAAACAAGTTTATGATCAGATCATTCTGGATCTTAAAGATGCTGAAGCTAAATTGCCTTCCCAAAATGGAATTTATCCCACAAAATGGGCTGCGAAAGCTTTATTGGCGCGCGTTTATTTTCAGATGAATAAATTCACAGAAGCCTATACCTATGCAAATGATGTACTGGCCAATGGTTTGAGTGTGAGAGGACAGAGTTATGCACAGATCGGGTATACAGATTTGGCTTATGCTGACCGATTCTCTGTAGCCGGTTCTAAAGAATCTATTTTCGAAGTGGTGAATGAGGCCGGTTTGTCTGGCCGTTCCAACAGCTACCGAGACCTTTATAAATCAGAAGGAGGCAACCCGGATATGAAAGTGATGAACAGCTTTTATACGGCGAACACAGGGGATGCAAATGACAAACGAGGTGCTGCCTGGTATGTTGCCGGAACATCGTCGGATTGGAAGATGCTGAAGAAATTTGATGTACAAAACTTCACCACAACCTTGATCCACTTTACAGAAATGAAACTGATCAGGGCAGAATCAGCAGCCGAAACAGGCTTAAACCTACCGGTAGGGATTGCAGATCTGAATGACATCAAATCCCGTGCTTATGGTACAGCTGCAGCCCTTTTGCCAGGGAATGCCAGTGCTTCTCTATTGAAAGACCAGGTACGGACACAACGTGAAAAAGAAATGATTGGGGAAGGTGACCGTGCGCAACAGATCAAGAGAATCGGAGCGAAAGGAGAAATTTCTTTCAGTCGCGGTGTAGTCTGGAATTGTAACGGAATGATCCTGCAGTTCCCAGGTACTGAATTTAACCTGAATCCTTTGTTCGTTAAAAATCCAGAAGGTGGATGTAATTAA
- a CDS encoding acyl-CoA desaturase → MTRKVKFTNANKSTFYITVRKRVDAYFIENNISTHANAAMWFKVFFFITGLTGIYLLLLLGNLSLPVMLLLSILLGMFGAFVGFNVCHDAIHKALSPNPTVNKIFSFVFNLIGASPYVWNICHNIVHHTYTNIAGHDEDIDVAPGLIRFSTSETVNRVQQYQHFYAFALYSLAMLSWVFRKDYKKFFQKKIGEHVLSHPKIEYFNLFFYKGIYYFLFIVLPLLVMNVTWWQFIIGFLVMQFAQGLVLGLVFQLAHVVESTEFPFPNEAGNIEEAWAAHQLQTTANFAVESQLAAFLCGGLNRQVEHHLFPKICHIHYPAIGVIVKQTAAEFDLPYNECITFGDALKSHYRMLRKLGKETYKENRYVNRAVDLVIYTAPIS, encoded by the coding sequence ATGACGAGAAAAGTCAAATTCACTAATGCCAATAAGTCAACATTTTATATTACAGTACGGAAGAGGGTTGATGCCTACTTTATTGAAAATAATATTTCAACGCATGCCAATGCTGCCATGTGGTTCAAGGTTTTTTTCTTTATTACCGGACTAACCGGCATCTATCTCCTATTGCTGTTAGGCAACCTAAGCTTACCTGTTATGCTTTTACTGTCCATCCTTTTGGGGATGTTCGGTGCTTTTGTAGGCTTTAATGTTTGCCATGATGCCATCCACAAAGCCTTATCACCCAATCCTACAGTTAATAAAATATTCAGTTTTGTCTTTAACCTGATTGGTGCCAGCCCTTATGTCTGGAACATTTGCCACAACATCGTTCACCATACCTATACCAATATTGCCGGGCATGACGAAGACATTGACGTTGCCCCCGGCCTGATCCGTTTCTCTACCTCTGAAACCGTCAACAGGGTACAACAATATCAGCATTTTTATGCTTTTGCATTATATAGCCTGGCCATGCTTTCCTGGGTATTCAGAAAAGACTATAAAAAGTTCTTTCAGAAAAAGATCGGCGAGCATGTATTGAGCCATCCTAAAATTGAATATTTTAATCTCTTTTTCTATAAAGGAATTTATTATTTCCTGTTTATTGTACTTCCCCTTCTGGTAATGAACGTGACCTGGTGGCAGTTTATCATTGGCTTTCTGGTTATGCAATTTGCACAAGGTTTAGTTCTTGGCCTGGTGTTCCAGCTTGCACATGTGGTAGAATCAACAGAATTTCCTTTCCCTAACGAAGCTGGTAATATTGAAGAGGCATGGGCAGCGCATCAACTGCAGACAACGGCTAATTTCGCGGTAGAAAGCCAATTGGCAGCCTTCTTATGCGGAGGATTAAACAGACAGGTAGAGCACCACCTTTTCCCTAAAATCTGCCATATCCATTACCCTGCTATTGGAGTAATCGTTAAGCAAACAGCCGCAGAATTCGACTTGCCTTATAATGAATGTATCACCTTTGGTGATGCCTTGAAATCTCATTACCGGATGCTTAGGAAATTAGGCAAGGAAACCTATAAAGAGAACAGGTATGTCAACAGAGCAGTAGATTTGGTCATTTATACGGCACCCATCTCCTGA
- a CDS encoding SusE domain-containing protein, with translation MKKILSLVIIAVIAITGCKRNEFDNTIKGEALGNFSLKAPEKNAMLILNSATPDQQVVIDWTAALPGVNTAPTYTWIAALKTGSLDAPLLEIPSDNKGLTNKLTISQKALDDALKAKGIAEGLKTDLIWTIVAKNGSVSIRAAETFNLSITRFGDGASNFALYSPASSFDVISIESLSSAEFLKFKWQKSFAGKPAGNITYKVKFIKNGGDFNSPLMEFTAANNGADSTLSISYSDLDIAMKAAGLTDRTHLDSLKWNVEANSGAFKKFADYSNDIVIKRGTKLTMYLIGDATPGGWDNSTGNASIPEMTALGEGKWSITLELKPGGFKFIPKKGSWDVNYGGSPNGSDLGGDNISISETAMYTITLDEVNKKYTVVKN, from the coding sequence ATGAAGAAAATACTAAGCCTGGTCATCATTGCCGTAATTGCAATTACAGGGTGTAAAAGAAACGAATTTGACAATACGATAAAGGGGGAGGCCCTGGGGAACTTTAGCCTGAAAGCTCCTGAAAAAAATGCAATGCTGATCCTGAATTCTGCCACACCTGATCAACAGGTTGTGATCGACTGGACTGCAGCCTTGCCTGGTGTAAATACAGCACCAACCTATACCTGGATCGCAGCGCTTAAAACGGGATCCCTTGATGCTCCATTACTGGAAATTCCTTCAGACAATAAAGGATTGACCAATAAACTGACCATTAGTCAGAAAGCATTGGATGATGCATTAAAAGCAAAAGGTATTGCAGAAGGGCTAAAAACAGACTTGATCTGGACCATTGTTGCAAAGAACGGAAGTGTCAGCATTCGCGCCGCAGAAACATTTAACCTTTCCATCACCCGTTTTGGAGATGGCGCATCCAACTTTGCACTCTATAGCCCGGCATCATCATTTGATGTGATCTCTATAGAATCTCTTTCCTCGGCTGAATTTTTGAAGTTCAAATGGCAGAAATCTTTTGCTGGTAAACCTGCTGGCAACATCACTTATAAAGTAAAATTCATTAAGAATGGTGGTGATTTTAACAGTCCTTTAATGGAGTTTACTGCAGCGAATAATGGTGCTGACAGTACACTTTCTATCAGCTATAGCGATCTTGATATAGCGATGAAAGCAGCAGGACTAACAGACCGGACTCATCTTGACAGTTTGAAATGGAACGTAGAGGCAAATTCAGGAGCTTTTAAAAAGTTTGCTGACTATTCAAATGACATCGTGATTAAGCGTGGAACAAAACTGACCATGTATCTGATCGGTGATGCGACACCTGGAGGTTGGGACAATTCCACAGGCAACGCTTCTATTCCTGAAATGACGGCTTTGGGAGAGGGGAAATGGTCGATTACTCTGGAACTGAAGCCAGGAGGTTTTAAGTTTATCCCTAAGAAAGGAAGCTGGGATGTAAATTATGGAGGTTCTCCTAATGGCAGTGACCTTGGTGGTGATAACATCTCCATTTCTGAAACAGCCATGTATACCATTACCCTCGATGAGGTTAACAAAAAATATACTGTAGTAAAAAACTAA
- a CDS encoding TonB-dependent receptor: MKVFYLMKHSLLVWLALITLTANAQTSSLAGKVLDETGQPLPGASVQIKNLQKSTTTTGDGAYQLGGLSNGTVTVTVSYIGYQSHSQEVSIKGNTTLNFNLKPSAESLNEVVVVGYGTQTRREITGSIAKVTGDQIASTPAPSFESALAGRAAGVQVTTGSGIAGSSAQIRIRGIGSISGGGEPLYVIDGIPMTSDIFSGAGANGDSRVRAGFNQNPLATLNPNDIESVDILKDAGAAGIYGSRGANGVILITTKRGKTGAPKFSFSSKVGLSSASNRPHYTNSEQWLQLRQEAWENDGNTGLAPLPANITWEDAKNTNTDWWDLTTRDAVSQDYSLSVSGGGKKLKTFLSGAWNDNPSYIVGNSYKRLSTRGNLDYTFNDKLSVNLSSSWAQGDNQRVLAAWAGGIGDAMSSALPIFPVYKDPATNDGNPYFFNGANPVRSEENTDWRTLDTRWISNVYLNYTPIKDLTIRVGGSLDYNDTQQDRYQSKYLIDGAKPVNGQSLRFPVWVTNYNTNATATYNFKFTDKHKFTALAGVEYQRSVTKQYSRIELFGPNATGVFYKNPDLLDQATKYYVNDKGGLIAPDGRWAFASVFARLNYTYNDKFVIQALARTDGSSRFGPNNKYGFFPAISGAWIASQEDFVKSLEWVSLLKFRAGYGITGNANIPSDKWRSYYKVDENKYGNEPIIYPSQLANPDLKWEDIRSIDLALEYGFLNNRITGEISYYNKKTTDALLSVNLPDHVGYESQYRNLGKIRNQGFELSLNTKNIVTKDFSWTTNFNIATNNNKILEVGGLPSEAIQGGTNDTRVIVGYPIGTNFLVRYAGVDPADGNPIWLDKDGNQTKTYSPDNRVAAGKVTPDFSGGLTNTFNYKGFEFSTLFTFVKGQDLWDNSAKFQFQGASTQNWVVREDFFDRWRKPGDIAKYPRSYYNTANGYPGVTAQYLFNSNMFLYDGSYIKLKQATIAYTLPAEAMRKLKLSNVKFYLTGVNLLTFTKYPGGDPEVARDYENATDRNLSANVTYLTPPQQKSFILGVNLNF, translated from the coding sequence ATGAAAGTATTTTACCTGATGAAGCATAGTCTTTTGGTGTGGTTAGCGCTAATCACATTGACGGCAAATGCGCAAACCAGTTCCTTAGCTGGAAAGGTACTTGACGAGACCGGACAACCGCTGCCCGGAGCATCTGTTCAGATCAAAAATCTCCAGAAAAGTACCACCACTACAGGCGATGGTGCCTACCAGTTAGGCGGATTAAGCAACGGGACTGTAACGGTTACCGTAAGCTATATTGGCTATCAATCGCACAGCCAGGAAGTCAGCATCAAAGGGAACACCACCCTTAATTTTAATTTAAAGCCAAGTGCGGAAAGCCTTAATGAGGTAGTCGTAGTTGGTTATGGTACGCAAACCAGAAGAGAGATTACGGGTTCTATTGCTAAAGTTACCGGCGATCAGATTGCTTCAACCCCTGCACCTTCATTTGAATCTGCTTTGGCAGGTAGGGCTGCCGGTGTACAGGTGACCACAGGATCCGGGATAGCCGGTTCTTCAGCGCAAATCAGAATCCGTGGAATTGGCTCCATCTCCGGTGGTGGAGAGCCACTATATGTGATTGATGGAATTCCAATGACCTCCGATATTTTCTCGGGTGCAGGCGCAAACGGCGACTCCAGAGTACGTGCTGGTTTTAATCAGAATCCCCTGGCTACCCTGAATCCGAACGACATTGAATCTGTAGACATCCTGAAAGATGCCGGTGCAGCTGGTATTTATGGCTCAAGAGGAGCGAATGGGGTAATTCTGATCACCACAAAACGTGGTAAGACAGGAGCACCGAAATTTAGTTTCTCTTCTAAAGTTGGATTGTCAAGTGCCTCCAACAGACCTCACTATACCAATAGCGAGCAATGGTTACAGCTTCGTCAGGAAGCATGGGAAAATGATGGCAATACCGGATTAGCCCCTTTACCAGCAAACATTACCTGGGAAGATGCGAAAAATACCAATACCGATTGGTGGGACCTGACTACCAGAGATGCTGTTTCTCAGGATTACAGTCTTTCTGTAAGCGGAGGAGGGAAGAAGCTTAAAACATTTTTAAGCGGAGCCTGGAATGATAACCCTTCCTATATTGTAGGCAACAGTTATAAAAGACTGAGTACAAGAGGAAATCTTGATTATACTTTTAATGATAAACTAAGTGTCAACCTATCGTCCAGCTGGGCACAGGGTGATAACCAACGTGTATTGGCTGCCTGGGCAGGAGGGATCGGAGATGCCATGTCTTCCGCCTTGCCTATTTTCCCAGTCTATAAAGATCCGGCAACCAACGATGGAAATCCTTATTTCTTTAACGGAGCAAACCCGGTAAGATCTGAAGAGAATACAGATTGGAGAACATTGGATACCCGTTGGATTTCCAATGTTTATCTGAATTATACTCCAATTAAAGACCTGACCATTCGTGTTGGAGGTTCCCTGGATTATAACGATACACAGCAAGACCGTTACCAAAGTAAATACCTTATTGATGGAGCAAAGCCAGTAAATGGACAATCGCTTCGCTTTCCGGTATGGGTAACCAATTATAATACCAATGCGACGGCCACTTACAACTTTAAGTTCACTGATAAGCATAAGTTTACCGCATTGGCCGGGGTTGAATATCAAAGATCCGTGACCAAACAATACAGCCGCATCGAATTATTTGGCCCGAATGCAACCGGCGTTTTTTATAAAAACCCGGATCTATTGGATCAGGCCACCAAATATTATGTAAATGATAAAGGAGGATTAATCGCTCCGGACGGACGTTGGGCGTTCGCTTCCGTATTCGCGAGGTTAAACTATACTTATAACGACAAGTTTGTTATTCAGGCATTGGCACGTACAGATGGTTCTTCCCGTTTCGGCCCGAACAATAAATACGGTTTCTTTCCTGCCATTTCAGGAGCGTGGATTGCCAGTCAGGAAGATTTTGTTAAATCTTTGGAATGGGTTTCCCTGTTGAAATTCAGAGCAGGATACGGAATTACCGGAAATGCGAATATCCCTTCCGACAAATGGCGCTCTTATTATAAAGTGGATGAAAATAAATATGGAAACGAACCGATTATCTATCCTTCACAGCTGGCTAACCCTGACTTGAAATGGGAAGACATCCGCAGCATTGATTTAGCACTGGAATATGGATTCTTAAACAACAGAATTACCGGTGAGATTTCTTATTATAATAAAAAGACCACAGATGCTTTACTAAGTGTTAACCTACCGGATCATGTGGGTTATGAAAGTCAGTACAGAAACCTGGGTAAAATTAGAAATCAAGGGTTTGAACTCAGTTTAAATACCAAGAACATCGTTACCAAAGACTTTAGCTGGACTACAAATTTCAATATTGCAACCAATAACAACAAAATTCTTGAAGTTGGTGGTCTACCTTCCGAAGCCATTCAGGGTGGAACAAATGATACCCGTGTGATTGTTGGTTACCCTATCGGAACAAACTTCCTGGTTCGTTATGCCGGAGTTGATCCAGCGGATGGAAACCCGATCTGGTTGGATAAAGATGGCAATCAGACGAAGACTTATAGCCCGGATAACCGTGTTGCAGCGGGTAAAGTAACCCCTGATTTTTCCGGAGGATTAACCAATACCTTTAACTATAAAGGTTTTGAATTCTCTACCTTATTCACCTTTGTAAAAGGACAGGATTTATGGGACAACTCTGCGAAATTCCAGTTCCAGGGTGCTTCTACTCAAAACTGGGTAGTGAGGGAAGATTTCTTTGACCGCTGGCGTAAACCCGGAGATATTGCTAAATATCCACGTTCTTATTATAATACAGCAAATGGATACCCGGGTGTGACTGCTCAATATTTATTCAACTCTAATATGTTCCTGTACGATGGGTCTTACATCAAACTTAAACAGGCAACGATTGCTTATACCCTTCCTGCAGAAGCAATGAGGAAGTTAAAACTGAGCAATGTGAAGTTTTATCTGACAGGTGTCAACCTGCTGACATTTACAAAATATCCAGGTGGAGATCCTGAGGTAGCCCGTGATTATGAAAATGCAACGGACCGTAACCTGAGTGCAAATGTCACTTACCTTACCCCGCCGCAGCAAAAATCATTCATATTGGGTGTAAACCTTAATTTCTAA
- a CDS encoding DUF5004 domain-containing protein — MKKLKYIIFLLVVLGAASCKQDELKDIGPARQVISAMKGNWSLNSVIQVDEYAKDKQFPFTTVELTDLYPYREAKLTLNTTEDHKPSTFSISFGNSPKFLKLTQGNWTVDNNDAPKTMTLTSGTTTDQITIGKYGLLDQGQLLLSVKKYQVGSKGERTLVLSNNYYFKKAN, encoded by the coding sequence ATGAAAAAGTTAAAATATATCATTTTCCTGCTGGTAGTTCTAGGTGCTGCCTCATGTAAGCAGGATGAGCTGAAAGACATAGGCCCGGCACGCCAGGTAATCAGTGCTATGAAAGGGAACTGGAGCTTGAATTCTGTAATTCAGGTAGATGAATATGCTAAAGATAAACAGTTCCCATTTACTACAGTGGAGCTTACTGATCTATATCCTTACCGTGAAGCCAAGTTAACCCTGAATACCACTGAAGATCATAAACCGAGTACTTTCAGCATCTCGTTTGGCAATTCCCCTAAGTTTCTTAAACTGACTCAGGGAAACTGGACGGTAGACAATAACGATGCGCCTAAAACGATGACGCTGACCAGTGGAACAACTACTGACCAGATCACCATCGGGAAATACGGATTACTGGATCAGGGACAGTTGTTACTGAGTGTTAAAAAGTATCAGGTAGGCAGCAAGGGCGAGAGGACACTCGTTTTATCTAATAACTACTATTTCAAAAAAGCCAATTAA
- the pgmB gene encoding beta-phosphoglucomutase: MQEIKQHIACIFDLDGVLVDTAVYHYKAWKQLANSMGFDFTEHQNEQLKGVNRMRSLDMILQWGGVERSAEEKEVLAARKNEWYVAMISKMTEAELLPGSLQLLQELKLKGVRIALGSASKNSSLILERTALTHFFDAIVDGNSVTTSKPDPEVFLKAAELLNAAEADCVVFEDAAAGVQAAIAAGMKVVGIGTIENLPGSDIVIKDLSEITVTEIERLKSLSTDKG; this comes from the coding sequence ATGCAAGAAATCAAACAACATATCGCCTGCATATTTGACCTGGATGGGGTACTGGTAGACACTGCAGTTTATCATTACAAGGCCTGGAAACAACTGGCCAATTCCATGGGCTTCGACTTCACAGAACACCAAAATGAGCAGCTGAAGGGCGTAAACCGGATGCGTTCATTAGACATGATCCTCCAATGGGGAGGAGTAGAGCGGTCTGCCGAAGAAAAGGAAGTGCTGGCAGCCAGAAAAAACGAATGGTATGTGGCCATGATCAGCAAAATGACCGAAGCAGAACTATTGCCAGGTTCGCTGCAGCTTCTGCAGGAGCTTAAATTGAAGGGCGTAAGGATTGCCCTAGGATCTGCCAGCAAGAACTCTTCCCTCATTCTGGAACGCACAGCATTGACCCATTTCTTTGATGCCATTGTAGATGGAAATTCCGTGACGACTTCCAAACCAGACCCGGAGGTTTTCCTGAAAGCTGCGGAATTGTTGAATGCAGCGGAGGCAGATTGCGTGGTTTTTGAAGATGCTGCTGCCGGAGTACAGGCCGCAATTGCCGCAGGAATGAAAGTGGTAGGAATAGGGACCATAGAAAACCTTCCCGGATCAGATATCGTCATCAAAGACCTATCAGAAATTACCGTAACAGAAATTGAAAGACTGAAAAGTCTGAGCACAGATAAAGGATAA
- a CDS encoding glycoside hydrolase family 13 protein has product MRRFSFIFFLLLSSTVFAQSKLERIEPMNWWVGMHNPKLQLLIHGNQIAAYEVRINYPGVKLLEVHKVENPNYLFADLEISAAAKAGKMTIGFFLNGKKRFENSYELKERIQNANRIQAVTNKDLIYLLMPDRFSNGDPKNDIVKGMKETKLNRDSMYYRHGGDLQGVINKLDYLKDLGITTLWMTPEIENDMSLASYHGYAATDHYKIDPRYGSLALYKTLVDQLHEKGMKIVKDIVHNHMGTEHWFFKDMPMKNWVNEWPVFTQTSYRDEPVMDPHASKADQKKMLDGWFVPTMPDFNQRNPYVQNYITQNHIWWVEYAGIDGLRLDTYPYNDPEYMKDWANKIKAEFPTLSIFGETLVNSAAAQAYFTGGNTVSRGFDTELPGVTDAVMKNAIYEALNGKSGWTDGVFRLYTTIAQDFLYQDADRNVIFLDNHDMSRFYSMVNEDLNKYKSGMALLLTLRGIPQVYYGTEILMKNYSNPDGLVRSDFPGGWAGDKSDKFTAAGRTPQENEAWNYFRTLANYRKNSPALQNGKMMQYVPENGVYTYFRYLPGGGKTVMVIVNGDDQAKSLETARFAERMSGATTAINIITKEQLNTLKTIAVPAKGTLVLELN; this is encoded by the coding sequence ATGAGACGATTTTCATTTATTTTCTTTTTACTTCTTTCCAGCACTGTTTTTGCGCAATCCAAATTAGAACGCATCGAACCAATGAACTGGTGGGTGGGGATGCACAATCCTAAACTTCAGCTCCTGATTCATGGAAATCAAATTGCAGCATATGAGGTCCGGATTAATTATCCTGGCGTAAAACTACTGGAAGTACATAAAGTAGAAAACCCAAATTACCTGTTTGCAGATCTTGAGATTTCTGCAGCCGCGAAAGCAGGTAAAATGACCATTGGCTTTTTTCTCAATGGAAAGAAAAGATTTGAAAATAGCTATGAATTAAAAGAAAGGATTCAAAATGCCAACAGGATTCAGGCAGTAACCAATAAAGACCTGATCTATTTACTGATGCCGGATCGTTTCTCTAACGGAGATCCGAAGAACGACATCGTAAAGGGGATGAAAGAGACGAAGTTGAACCGTGATTCTATGTATTACCGCCATGGTGGCGATTTACAGGGCGTGATCAACAAGTTGGATTACCTGAAAGACCTTGGGATAACTACCCTATGGATGACTCCGGAAATTGAAAACGACATGTCATTGGCATCCTATCATGGATATGCCGCTACGGACCATTATAAAATAGACCCAAGGTACGGCAGCTTAGCGCTCTACAAAACACTGGTAGATCAACTGCATGAAAAGGGGATGAAGATCGTAAAGGATATTGTACACAACCATATGGGAACCGAACATTGGTTCTTCAAAGATATGCCAATGAAAAATTGGGTCAACGAATGGCCGGTGTTTACCCAGACCAGCTATCGCGATGAGCCCGTAATGGACCCTCATGCTTCAAAAGCAGATCAAAAGAAAATGCTGGATGGCTGGTTCGTACCCACCATGCCGGATTTTAACCAGAGAAATCCTTACGTACAGAATTACATCACTCAAAATCACATCTGGTGGGTAGAATATGCCGGTATTGACGGACTCAGACTGGATACCTATCCCTACAATGATCCGGAATATATGAAAGACTGGGCCAACAAAATAAAGGCAGAATTTCCGACGCTATCCATCTTTGGAGAAACATTGGTCAACTCTGCTGCAGCACAGGCTTATTTTACCGGAGGAAACACGGTGAGCAGAGGTTTTGATACCGAATTACCCGGTGTTACTGATGCGGTGATGAAGAATGCGATCTATGAAGCTTTGAATGGCAAGTCAGGTTGGACAGATGGCGTATTCCGCTTGTACACGACCATTGCCCAGGATTTCCTTTACCAGGATGCAGATCGTAATGTCATCTTCCTGGACAACCATGACATGAGCCGCTTTTATTCTATGGTCAACGAAGACCTGAATAAATACAAATCAGGAATGGCCCTCTTACTTACCCTTCGCGGAATCCCTCAGGTCTATTATGGAACAGAAATCCTGATGAAAAATTATTCCAATCCTGACGGACTGGTCCGTTCCGATTTCCCTGGCGGATGGGCGGGTGATAAATCTGATAAGTTTACTGCAGCAGGGCGTACTCCACAGGAAAATGAAGCCTGGAACTATTTCCGTACCCTCGCAAATTATAGAAAAAATAGTCCTGCATTACAAAACGGTAAAATGATGCAATACGTACCTGAAAATGGCGTGTATACTTATTTCAGGTATCTGCCTGGAGGTGGCAAGACCGTAATGGTCATCGTCAACGGAGATGATCAGGCCAAAAGCCTGGAAACAGCAAGGTTTGCCGAGCGTATGTCTGGCGCAACGACTGCCATCAATATCATTACAAAAGAACAATTGAATACCTTAAAAACCATTGCTGTGCCTGCAAAAGGCACATTGGTACTTGAATTAAACTAA